The Oncorhynchus nerka isolate Pitt River linkage group LG12, Oner_Uvic_2.0, whole genome shotgun sequence genome includes a region encoding these proteins:
- the LOC135574212 gene encoding Fc receptor-like protein 5 isoform X1, with the protein MELTLLCWQLSCLSISPDRSQFFKLESVSLSCEVQGNSTGWRVVRNTESGNLSECNTDWGKLKGPSCNVSLIPSDSGVYWCESGSGEHSNVVNITVHAGAVILESPALPVTEGDSVTLRCRYQGTPSDLTAVFYKDGSLIRNETTGEMTIPAVSKSDEGLYKCTSSKGESPESWMTVTGPTPIPFPAVPVLSMSLPRLLCSLLVGSPYLLVTIILLVKGCRSRTQGDRVEEE; encoded by the exons CCTGTCTGAGTATCAGTCCTGACAGATCTCAGTTTTTTAAATtagagtctgtctctctgagctGTGAGGTTCAGGGGAACTCAACTGGATGGAGAGTGGTGAGGAACACAGAGAGTGGGAACCTTTCAGAGTGTAATACTGACTGGGGAAAACTAAAAGGGCCTTCATGCAACGTGTCACTAATACCATCAGACAGTGGAGTGTACTGGTGTGAGTCTGGGTCTGGAGAACACAGCAATGTTGTCAACATCACAGTACATG ctggagctgtgatcctggagagcccTGCCCTTCCTGTGACTGAGGGAGATTCTGTGACTCTGCGCTGCAGATATCAGGGAACTCCCTCTGACCTCACAGCTGTTTTCTACAAAGATGGATCCCTCATCAGGAAtgagactacaggagagatgaccATCCCTGCAGTATCCAAGTCAGATGAAGGACTCTACAAGTGTACCAGCTCGAAAGGAGAATCACCAGAGAGCTGGATGACTGTGACAG GTCCAACTCCCATTCCATTTCCAGCAGTCCCAGTGTTGTCCATGTCTCTACCCAGGCTGCTGTGTAGTCTACTGGTGGGGTCTCCCTACCTGCTGGTGACCATCATACTGCTGGTGAAAGGCTGCAGGAGCAGGACTCAAG GTGATCGTGTTGAAGAAGAGTGA
- the LOC135574212 gene encoding Fc receptor-like protein 5 isoform X2 encodes MELTLLCWQLSCLSISPDRSQFFKLESVSLSCEVQGNSTGWRVVRNTESGNLSECNTDWGKLKGPSCNVSLIPSDSGVYWCESGSGEHSNVVNITVHAGAVILESPALPVTEGDSVTLRCRYQGTPSDLTAVFYKDGSLIRNETTGEMTIPAVSKSDEGLYKCTSSKGESPESWMTVTGPTPIPFPAVPVLSMSLPRLLCSLLVGSPYLLVTIILLVKGCRSRTQG; translated from the exons CCTGTCTGAGTATCAGTCCTGACAGATCTCAGTTTTTTAAATtagagtctgtctctctgagctGTGAGGTTCAGGGGAACTCAACTGGATGGAGAGTGGTGAGGAACACAGAGAGTGGGAACCTTTCAGAGTGTAATACTGACTGGGGAAAACTAAAAGGGCCTTCATGCAACGTGTCACTAATACCATCAGACAGTGGAGTGTACTGGTGTGAGTCTGGGTCTGGAGAACACAGCAATGTTGTCAACATCACAGTACATG ctggagctgtgatcctggagagcccTGCCCTTCCTGTGACTGAGGGAGATTCTGTGACTCTGCGCTGCAGATATCAGGGAACTCCCTCTGACCTCACAGCTGTTTTCTACAAAGATGGATCCCTCATCAGGAAtgagactacaggagagatgaccATCCCTGCAGTATCCAAGTCAGATGAAGGACTCTACAAGTGTACCAGCTCGAAAGGAGAATCACCAGAGAGCTGGATGACTGTGACAG GTCCAACTCCCATTCCATTTCCAGCAGTCCCAGTGTTGTCCATGTCTCTACCCAGGCTGCTGTGTAGTCTACTGGTGGGGTCTCCCTACCTGCTGGTGACCATCATACTGCTGGTGAAAGGCTGCAGGAGCAGGACTCAAG